The Primulina huaijiensis isolate GDHJ02 chromosome 18, ASM1229523v2, whole genome shotgun sequence DNA window GTTGAGAGTATTTCCATTGGACTTTTGAGCGCCAAGACTTGGGTAAGTAAACAATTTATAAGGTGAACAAAAACTTAAGAGTCCTAAATGATGGATGTCTAAGTCTACGATGATGAAGCCAAAATTTATCCTTATTAGCTAAAACAAATTCTGAAACAAGTGAATGAGGGAGTGGGTGTATAACATTGCTAGATTGGCTCGGTGTTTCAAGGTAGTAGTCTATCCCGTTCTCTAGCATGTCCAATCATCCTTCCCGAATCCTTCTCCTGAAACAAACAATAATCATGATGAAATACCACAATACATTGTAAATCCCGAGTAAGTTTTTGGATTGAGACAAGGTTTGTGGTCAAACTAGGAACATGAAGGACATTTTCTAAGGTTAAAGGTGGATTAATTGTAACATTTCCTTGACCTGCCATGGTGGTTAACAAACCATTGGCAATAGCTATTTTCCTGCTACTTGGACATGGGGAATATGTAGAGAACACGCGGTGAGTTGGTTATATTGTCGGTGACTGCTGAATCCATGATCCAGGAGTTGGTAAAGGTTGTACCTGAGACATTGATTTAAGCCAATTGAGAATGGAAACTCACCTGAAAATACCAATGAACAGGCACCAGAAGGTTTTTCATAGCTGCCAATGAGTGATCTCACTTTTCGATCTCTTCGGGATTGAGAACACCTAATTCTTTTGGAGGAGATTCATCCCGTGTTGTTGCCCAATATGAGCACGACCATTCACGATTGGGAGGCTTGCCATGAATTCTCCAACAATTTTCGAGATTATGATTATCTCTTCTACATTGAGGGCATCATAGCTTGCTCTTTTGATTTCGACTTTGTGCCTTGAATCGCTAAATTTTCCACTCCCACTGCCTGGTGTTTGGTCTGTGTTTCTTGTTGATTTGAGACCATCGTGAACCACCATAGTGGAGCTATCTGAGTGCTGAGGTTCAAGCATTAGTGTCTTACTTTATTCTCCTCTGATCAGCTCCACCACTTCATTGAAGCACGGTATATCCCGGTTCCCAATAATCTGAATTCTTACTTGATCAAATTCAGGATTCAGCCCAACCAGAAAGTCATAAGCTCTATCTTGTTCAATAAAATCTTTGAGAACAGCAGCATTATCAGAGCACTTGGTTTGAATCACTATATAACGATCGAAAATTCTTGCCATAAGGCTTTCAATTGATTGGCATACTCGGTGACAATTTTATTCCTTTGTTTTGCAGCCAATTTTTTCACCTCGACTTCATAAACTTGAGCCACATCTTTAggttttttataagtttgttgaATTGCGTCCGAAATGTCTTTGGCAGTAGGCAAGAACATGCATGTGTCGCTGATTTCTGTCGTCATGCTTCAAAACTAGGATcctttgaaattggtcttggaccCGTGATATGACTGATATTTCCTCTTCCATTCAGTATTATTCGAAAAAGTTGTGACCATTTAGGATAATTCTTTCCATCCAACTTGTATGCCTGTATGTTTTGTAATTCTCCAGGCTTTGAGGCATGGATTTTCTCTTCGGATTGAGGGCTTTTTCCGACATCTTAGTAGCGGATGATCGGGATTGCTACTCTGAATAGGATAAGGTAAAAAGGAAGAACGAAGCTTATATAATTATTGGCACAAAAATCGAAGGCTTTGATACTATGTGtagaataaaatttatatatatattttatattattaagaaAAGATACAATTTACATGGTTATATAGAAATCTTAGAAAAAGTCCTAGAAGGAAAGGAGTCTATCAAATCTCATGATTTATGGGATAtcctaacaaaataaaaaagatcACAATCTTCCTGATTTACTGATATATACAATCTGCTATGAATCACACTATGAAATACAATTTAACATACATCTTTCCACATAACCTATAGCCGGATATCACTTTCAACTTCATTCAAAAATCAGGTCGATTTTTGATTTATCTATCACTTGTTTTTGCAGGCTTTCCCAGGTCTGAATGTGGCATCACTAAATGAGGTCATATCTCAAGGCATGAATCGAAAGAAAAAGCATGAAGTATACTGCATCCtatctttttttgtttgttctCCATCTGTTTGGATTTCATTTCTAGATCTGCCATGATCTTTATATGCAATGCAATATGAGCTATTTGTACAGATAAAGACCTGGAGGTTTGTTTTATGGGTGGTAGGCTAGTAGTCTCATTACTGATAGATGAACGATGCTGCTAATGGATGGTCCTGGTAATCTTGTTGATCCTTGATGGATGGCAATATGCTAGTGAGGTTTATATTAGTTTTGATAGATGTAATACTAATTTAGTTGTACAGTTGGCTATCTTTAGAACACAATTTCATCATGTGGAAGTTTATTGATCGTCAGCATCAAATAACTTTTATGTTATACcgtttaactttggagttcaATGTCATTTCTGGACTCTGACCTTTGTTTAGTATCTAGGCAGGAGTGCTAATTCTGCTATCTTTGATACTTGTTGATCCAGATAGAATCCCTAGCTTCTGTTATTGGCTTGATTGCTAATAGTGTTGGAGCCGACACAGTTGTGGACGTTGGATCTGGTCaggtatgattttaattgctttatGTTGCTTTTGATAATTCTACCCTTTACAAAACAATAGTAGTTTTTGCAGACTGCGCGAATCAAAATTACTGTGCGCAGTGATGGATTTGTTGCAAAGTGTTATTATGTGGTAAATATTGGATAGGATATTGGATCTCATGTATGATATTAAATTAGATCCTTTTTGGACTTTATGACCATCAAATATGATTTTTCAGGGGTATCTTTCTCAAGTTCTTTGTTTCGAAAATGATCTTTCTGTAATTGCCATTGATGCTTCCTCTCATCATGGAAGCATTACTGATGCACGTGCCAAGCGTATCAAGAAATATTATGCAGCTAAGATGCGGAAATTTTGGTATGAAACCAAAAACATTATGATCATTTTTATGGTATGTTGAAATACACAAAACACTTTATGGGTCATATCAAGAAAAAATATGCAGCTAAGATGCATAGATCTTGAAATGGGGctgaaatctttaattttttaagcatttttgTGTATCTCGATATGCACACTGACGCTCAATTGGTTAactcatttattattttactaaTATGTTTTCCTATTGCTTTTCTTATTGCATAAATTGTTATTTGTCAATTGTAACCACCTTCATAAACTCATCTACCAGTCACCTAGTAGCTTCCTGTTCAATCATTTTTCTGTCTTTAGACTAGTGGTGAAAATCTGATCTGTGTTACATACTTGGGTAATGTTACCATGAGATTCAAGTTGGGTAATGGGATGATATTTATTCCATGATTTGGCTTAAGATTTAAAGATCTTTGATCtggaaaaaaattgtgattGTGCATCGCACTAATATACGAGGACCGCTGCTCTCTCACCATTCTTCCTTCCAGTATAGATTTGCAAGTGTTTGTATCATGATGTGCATATGTATGTATCTGAGTGTTTCATTGGTTATGTTTTTGTGCACACGTCTATGACAATGAGTATGTTTTGGGGATGCACCTTCTTTCATTGAATTTGTTTCTTGTACATATGATATTCATTTTAGAATCTGATTTATATTTACCAGTTCTTTGATTAGAATTGTTTGTCtggttaaaaaaaacaaagagttTATATGTTCTCTTGTGGAGAAGATTTTTGTCATGCTGAAATTTCCAGAATCCAACCAAATAATGGTTGGTATGGATGCATTCTCCTAGTTTGATTTGTGATTTCACTATTATGGCATTTCATCATTTTGACATATGTACACTTTTATAAATTGAGAACCCTCAATGTGGTCCCTCTTTGGCATCTCACTTGATCCTCTTTTCTGACGTACATCCCATTGCCAATTTCAGTTTCATTCTCACCTTTTGTCTCCAGAATCATGTCTACAAGTTTAATGTTTGGGTTTGTTATAAATTTGCATTGATAAGCATAACTGCATAATGTATATTTAGTAATGTGTTTGCTTCTCCTAAGTCAGTGGCTAAAATGGTTGTTTCCTCCTGTGAATAATTCCCCATTATTATGATGGATTAGAGTTTTTGCTGTTTTGTTATGCATCTGAGTTCTATGCTCTAGCCAATCTTTTTTTCAATGAATGTATTGTATTTACTAGTTCAAATCCTTCATAATAATTTAGAAGTGTTATCTTGTATTTGAGTTAATAGATTGTTAATTCTTCTGATAGTCCAGCGCAAAGAGGTTTGACCATGCCAAAAACAGTCACATGCCAAGTACTGTCTCCAGACATGTTGAAAAATATCAGCAGCTTATTAAAAGCAAATGATTCTGAAAAGTCTAATATATTGGACAAAAGTATTGAAGAAAAATCTCGGGAAGGAAGAGTTGGCAACGAAATTGCCTCTCTTTCATACACTAATGAGAAATCTTCTTTGATTCTGGCTGGACTCCATGCTTGTGGAGACCTTTCAGTGACAATGCTTAGGTACGCAtcacttttttttattgttttactAATTACTGGTGTTTGCAGCAATTTTCCTAAAATAATGTTGATTTTATAAGGTAAATAGTTGCATccaaatatcaaatttaaattcgTTAGATAGTGGGAGGTCTCAATGCTAATACCTCAATTAAAATTACGGTGTTAATACACTGTCTTTATGGAGCCTGTATTATTCTAACGTCTCTATTgggtttttcataaaatatcatatgctaGAATTTTCCACATGCTTTCACAAGGAATCCCTAACTTGTCAGATATGTAATGAATTGTAAACCATGTAGAAATGACTGAAGCATGCGTTCACTGTCAACATAAAATATACACCCCAATCATTAATTTCTTccctttttaattaaattttacaaGTTGTGCATTTGTCGGGAATCTTAATTTCTATGATGTTGTGTTGAGCCATGATAATATTTCCTTCGTGCTATTTGAACCTATGGGACACtgttatattttctttattgtGTTCCATAGCTTGCAGTAATCAATATGTCTTGCTTTATGTCTGCTGGATGTAATTACTGACCATCTTTTACTTAGGACTTTCATCGAATGCAAAGAGGTCAAATCAGTGGTTAGCATTGGTTGCTGTTATAACTTGTTATCTGAAAAAGGGATCCATGAGGCTAATTTTCAAAGTGGTTTTCCAATGAGTAAGGGTGCTAATTCTGCAGGTTTGCTTCTTGGGAAAAGTGCCCGTGACCTTGCTTGTCAGGTTTGTGTGCAATTTTCTTTTTGCCTTCGTTGATTCTGTGTAGATATTTGCTTGATGTTTGGATGAGTACTTTCAAAACCTCGACTTTTGCATTCTGCATTTATTGTTTCAGCTAAGAATCTGTAATACAACTGTTTCTCAGTTTATTTATATGGTTTTCTGATGGCTGTGCATTGATTTATTGTTCTACGGTGCTAGATCATTTGGTATTGTGCAGTGTTGTTCACTCACTTTTCTTGCGACTTTGATATTCAATATCAAGTTTGTGCTGATTATGCTACCTTTCTCTTATGAAATCATGTGATTAAATTCTGTTCTTTGCGTTTTGATTAGAGTCAACTACTATGTTTCCATGCAAATTTTTTGCTGACACATTGCCTTGAAATAAACAGAGTGCAGATAGATGGAAAAGCCTGGGAGAAACTGCCTGCCTTCATAATTTTGAGCTTCATGCTTTTCGTGCTGCCTTTCAGATGGTATTTGACACGGCACCTAGTTGCTTTGCTGTAGCCCAGTAAATTAGTGAAATAAGTATCTATCTACTTCTGCAATGTCTTCAGACAACCAATGATTTTTTCTTTGTTACTGTCATTCTTTTTCTACCAAAAGTAGTTAGTTTTAGAAAGACTCACACCTTGTTGAACTTTGAAGGTACTTTTACGATACTACCCAGACATTATTATCCAAAGCCCTGCAATAGGGCGTCAAGGGAAAGCTTTGCGCCGCCAACATCATCGCAGGATCTTAGAGAGCGATGCTGGTATTTTTGAATCTCTCTTAGGACTGAAAGAAGAAAACGTTGTGATTCTCTATTTCTTTTACTGACAGGACATAACGTCTTCCAAACATTTTATATCTCTTGTCAATATTAGGAAGTGTCATGTGGTCATTCTATAGCTCCAAATTTGAAGTGCtttaagagaaaaaaaaaaggcaaaaacatAAATGTCTGTTCAAAACTTTGTTGGTTATAGATGACATTCATGTATGCACCGTTCTTCTTAAGATAATTAAATGATGGTTCGTTTGCAGGTTCAATCAGAGCTACTGATGCCTTCGTTGGTGAAGGTTCTTCAAACCTGAGTTATGCTAATGAAGAAACTGACACTGTTGATAGATGTTCAATGTTTGTGAAGTTTTGCCAATCTGGACTAAGTCGGCTTGGTCATAGCGATTTTCATGATATTGCCTTTTCTGACTTGTGGAAGGAAGCTGAACAATTTTCTGTGAGTTCATTCTCTCTATTTTCACATTCCACCTGTTTTACAGATCGTTATGAACCTAATTATTATTGGGCCTAGATCCAAATAGGCCCAAGAGTAAATAGGCCTTAGAAGCCTCTAGAAAGTGGAAGCAAATAAGAATGTGAAGAAGGTGAGTTGTTATTCGTTCCATTAGTTGTTCAAGTTTTGGAGACTAGCATGTGCTGGGGGGGGAGTTGAACTCTCTTGTACAGAGGTTTACCTTTGGGAGCTTATATTCTTCTTTATTTTAGTTGATTATTGTTGATATATTAGCATAATTTTGTGGTTGCAACAACTATCCAGGTAAATCAATTTGTTATTTGATTCTGCTTTATTAATTTTTCTTGATCTCATCTCTCCTTGATGGATGTTAATGTTCGTGTATTTCTAGACATGAAAAATTACCACATCGAGTTTGTTAATGTGGTTGCCAGAAAGTGAGTTCATGTAAACAGTTTCTTggtttttcatgttaaatttcttttcttctctGTGAGGTTGgagtttaatttttatgtaatcCTATGTTTGGTGAAATGAATTTGTGTATGGAGCAGTATTTTGTGGTTCACCCCAGTTTTGGAGTTGAGTGCTAGGAATCATACGTTCTTTGTAAATTGtctttcatgttttaaatgACGTAGACTAGTGTCTTTTTCCAAAAGATTGGATAATCTCTTGAGGTTAGGGGTgtgcaaaatttcggttaaaccgaattaaccgaccgaaccgaattaattcggaaattcggttcggttaattcagaagttcggttttgaaattttaaaaatcggttaatttggttcggtttcggttttaatttgaaaaattcggttaaaccgaattaaccgaattagtatatgtattaatttaagttgtatatggacattaaaaatacattaaaagGAAACCCAACTTTTCATGTATTAGAAAAGAAGCTCATTCATCCAATgattttatcttcaatatttatatttattattggtattttttgttcaatgttCCTTGTTATTTATAagatcttcatttttttttgtgttaaaagtcgtatttttttaaaaaaaccgatAACCGATTTAAAAatcggttcggttaattcggtttctaTGAATATTtcgatcggttcggttatttgaaaataaaattggttAAATCGGTTATATGtctattcggttcggtcggtaaccgaaTAGACCGATTGCACACCCCTACTTAAGGTTATTGCAAAGCAAACTTGCCATTTTTTCCGGTAATATGTTGATAAATGGATATGGGATATGTCAGCATGTTATGCGTCTATGTCTGACACCAGCCATCCCACACCCATGCATAGAATTATCTTTGAGTTTTGGCTTACACAAGTTtaattgtttgatttttttaaaatgtctaTGGCTGAGATGCGGATAACATGAAGATTTTAATAATCTGCTATGACCTATTTACCGCGCAGGCACTTATTGGGCCTTACTGGACTCTTCGGGCTGCTCTGGGACCTGTTTTGGAAACTGTTCTGCTGCTTGATAGATTATTATTCCTCCAGGAGCAAGGCGACTTGCTTGAAGCAGTTATGCTGCCTATATTTAATCCTGTTTTATCTCCTAGAAATGTAGCTTTGATCGCGAAAAAACTGTGAAACCACTTCTATAACAAGTTGTCATGAACGGCAATCACTTATTTCCTTTGTCTGTACAACAATCAGGTGCTTAACATGCTCACGAAGAAGGATAATTGGTGCTGAGTAGAGTTGTTGGATGCTCTTTGTAAGATTTGATTTACAAAAAGAGTTTATTTACAAGCAGAGAGAGATTGGGAGCTGGGACAATGACATATTTCTAAGGAGAGAGAGATTGGGAGTTGGGACAATGACATATTTTATCAAGGTATTGTGCATTGAATTGTATGCATGCTTTTTCTATGGAGAGAGAGATTGAGACATAATTTGCAGTGAACAGTTAGAAACATGGATTTTTCAGTACTTCATAGCTGAAATGTTAACTAATTATTGCTTTTCTATTGATATTGCGAAGAATGAAGAATCGGTAATATTTGGATAACGTTTCTGAATACCATCCTCCTATCATTGATTTCTATGTTAGATTTTCTTGACTAGTAGATTGGAGTCAACATACAAATGCAAGCATCTAAATGTGGTAGTTTGATTTTTTAAGGATTTCATTAACTGAATTAACTTAGGACTGTTTGTTTTTGAATTTGCATTTTCTGAATGTTTACCCAGTATGTCTTTGTACAACATATGTTCATTGAAAATTACATTCACATGCCTGATTATTTTCCCATTTTGACCATCTTAGAAAAGATAGCCAAACTCGATATCACCATAGCCAATAAATAAACATTTATTAGACTTCGGATCAAGTTTACTTCTAGCAGAAACAACAACATCAATATAAGAAAGACAATCAAACACTTTCAGAAAAGAATAATTTACCTCTTTTTCGCTCATAACCTCATCTGCTACGCTGTAATTAGAAGCACTAATGGATCTCCATTAATCAAGTAAGCTATGTTGTAATTACATCAGTCTAAAATGCCTTGGCCAATCCTGCATGAATCTGCATGCTCATTCAGGGTTCTATTCAGTCACAGCGTTTTGTTGAGGATTTCCAGGAATAATTTTCATAATCTTGATCTCATTCTCAGCACAATATTGCTTAAAGTCATCAACTATGTATTCACCTCCGTTATTAGATTCCATACACTTCACTTTTAAATATGTCTCATTTTCTACACAactttctatttttaaaaaatattaaacatatcataattatttttcatgaaaaaaaccCATACCTTCCTAGTAGAACTATCAATAAATATCATATGATAGTTAGATCCTCCAATAGAACTCACATGTGAAGACTCCCAAACATCAGTATGCACCAACTCTAATTTTCCTTCATCATATCTTTATCAGATTTAGAATAACCATTTTTTTCCTGCTTTCCAAGAATATAACTTTCATATCACTGAAGATCAACATGTTTCAATTATGGTATTTTCCTATTCTATACAAGCATCTTCATACCATTTTCACTCGTATGTCTGAGTCTGCAATGACACAAATTTGACTTGATACAACTGTCAGCAAACAATCATATCTGTAATTGGAAGTCATATAAAGAGTTCTAGTTTTATTTCCATGTGCAACAACTATAGAACCTTTTGTAATCTTCCACGCATCAACACGAAAAGTGACATTATGCCTTTCATCGTCAAGTTGTCACACCAAAATTAAATTTCGCATCACTTCGGGGCATGTTTcacattttgtatttttcacACAACCTCGTTTGTCATCTTTCAAACAGATATCTCCGATACCCACAATATCCAAAAGCTCTCCATCAGCCAGATATACTTTTCCATAATATCCACCAACATTGTTTTCCATAATTTCATGAAGAGAAGTAGTGTGAAAAGACGCACTAGAATCCAAAATCCATGAATCAACTTAACTGTCAACAGAAAAAAGTGTGCATCTTGAATCTCATCAGTTTCCATGTTTGCAGCATTGCCCTTGCTTTGTCCATATACGGTGTCGTACAATTCTTTTTCATATGACCTTGTCTCCCACAGTCACAACACTCCAGAATTTGATTGTGATCTGCCTCTATTCCGAGTAGAAATTATCTTATTCCTCTTGCCTCTACCTTCAATATTTAAAGCAGAACCCGATGTCATAGTTTCATCAGAATCAACTCTGCGAACCTCTTATATATCTAACATAATTGAATTTCAGTTTTTCATTATCGACAGAATTACTAATCGCAACACACATTGGTTCCAACTGTTTGGTAAAGACGACAAAAGTATCAAGGCACGAACCTcatcatcaaaattaatttcaatgGAAGAAAAATGATTGACAGTTGGCTTAAACTCGTTCAGATGTGCAGCCTGCTGCTACAGAATCCCTTTCAGACATCTTCAAATTAAAAAGTTTTCTTTAATGAGAAATACCTTATTATTTGCGGAAGTTTCTCTTACATATATAACAAAACCTTCATTAGACCCGAAGTCGATTTCTCATTTGCAAAGTTATTAGCCACATTCTTCAACGGTGAGAGCTATGTTCAACGACCGCTACAGGACTTCATTAGTATATGCAAAATAcctaaaatatctttaaataaataattagtctTCGCACATATATTAACACAAAGGTGATATTATGTGTTTGAATTTTAATccagaaatttttttaactaaatGCCTCAAAGCAAATAGCTTGGGAGCCTTCTTGTTCAGTTGTTTGCCTCTTTTTGTTCATGATGATATGTAAGTTTTGCAAGTAGTTTCTTAagttttttctcatttttatgTGTGTGAGTTGCTTAGGTATGTTGTGAGTGGTGCTGAAGGGAAGAAAACGTAGTTTACCAGTACAAGTATTCATCTTATTGCTGACTTGAGGATTTATTAAATAACGTTATTAAGGACTTTTCTTTTTATCTAATGACTTACTATTTCAGTATTTATACCCCAATTTCAAAGCTGGTAGGATAGAGACTGTCTCGTTTGTTAGGTAATCATTTTGTTAACCCAACAATCTTTACacatttttataatttgtttaGTTTCTAAAATGAGTTAGAAAAATCTGATAAATTTCAATCCTGTGCAGTTGCTTTCCTTGAAACCTATCTTTTTTACTTCACCTATGGTACGTGTTCACCTCATACAATTCTTTTTCACTTTGGAATCTATTCCTCTGAAAGAGAAATGCCGCCCTATATTGCTAATAACCATTCCCTTTTATTTAACATCATTAGACCGAGCCCTTTAAttatgagcttccttgagcCAGATGAACTTTGAACAAATCTTCTTTCTTTCGGATTATATAATATCTCATTTCGCACGCACTTGCACACGCACATGCAGACCTTTTGGTGCTAAAAAAAGTATTAGCTATATTGTGATGCAAGCATGAAACTTTAGGTGTCTGGTTAATCTGGAAATTTGGattcttttttcaaattttagtcactctttgtgattcaataTGGAACTTTCACAAAGGTATCAGTTGAAGATGAGGGCAGTCTCTCTCGTTGCTACCAATAGATGCCACGAGTCATTTATGTATTCGTGTGTTTTGGCGTGACAATTGGCAGGTCGTGGAAGTTGTCCCGTGTTCATGTTTGAAAAAAACAACTGTCGTTTTGCGCCCAGTGATTTGGTCTTCGGGGGAATATGCAAAATTCTTAGTTGTCAAGATAATAATTCGACTGTTTGGAACAAGATAACCTGGAGGTTGCTATCACTATAAAGGCGGGTGGCTGCACAATTCAAAGTATTTGGACAAAAATAAGTAGCCATTATGCTTTTTTAGCAGAAATTCCTGAAATAGATAGGTTAGCCTGTAAAAATATTACGAGTCTTTCGTTTTCATCATTTGTGCGTAGGCCATAGTCGAAACTACTCTTACATCATTTATTTGGTTAAAGGACGCGTGGGTGTCTAAACTTGtgttttatgaaataatttttttaaacataggGGGAATATTCGTTTTTCTTGCCCATCTCAAGATTTATATTGTGAGGTCCGGGGCTGAAGAGGGCggaggtgatcgccggtgccatgaggttgcacgaacaatgagcggctccttgCAGGCTTTTAGGCGGAGGGAATATGAATGAACCGTTCTTACACCACGAGCAGAGGAATTCTGAAAAATGGGACTGTGTAGTTGAGgaaggcttaaaagatttgatacgtactactcatatcaagaaggtgcatattcttttcggtagctcatcacataagaacttcaaaattaagcgtgcttgacttgaggcaattttgggatgagtGACCCCCTTggagtttcctagggtgcgtgtgagtgaggacataagtacGCTAAAAGACCCGTCTTGATACAGTGAaaacagtcgtcgaatctgggacgttacatatattttgagatattgcacataattcaaatacatatattaaaaaaaatcgatgcATGAATTGTCTCTCTAACTTCTTCTCGATAACCGCATGATTCTCACTCAAGAAAATGGTTTTCTCTTAATACCGTACCCTAAAAACACAAATCATTTTGTATTTATCTTTCCCAAACAATCGATTGTTCTCGGGACTCTCGTT harbors:
- the LOC140964250 gene encoding uncharacterized protein isoform X2 — its product is MLMLSISSLLWEAVDKEWMDCLRREPVEHLVQIPSGVVQAFPGLNVASLNEVISQGMNRKKKHEIESLASVIGLIANSVGADTVVDVGSGQGYLSQVLCFENDLSVIAIDASSHHGSITDARAKRIKKYYAAKMRKFCPAQRGLTMPKTVTCQVLSPDMLKNISSLLKANDSEKSNILDKSIEEKSREGRVGNEIASLSYTNEKSSLILAGLHACGDLSVTMLRTFIECKEVKSVVSIGCCYNLLSEKGIHEANFQSGFPMSKGANSAGLLLGKSARDLACQSADRWKSLGETACLHNFELHAFRAAFQMVLLRYYPDIIIQSPAIGRQGKALRRQHHRRILESDAGSIRATDAFVGEGSSNLSYANEETDTVDRCSMFVKFCQSGLSRLGHSDFHDIAFSDLWKEAEQFSALIGPYWTLRAALGPVLETVLLLDRLLFLQEQGDLLEAVMLPIFNPVLSPRNVALIAKKL
- the LOC140964250 gene encoding uncharacterized protein isoform X1 → MTGGGYSCKTARETLEWIVAIKDFLEPYRFFMDAHVVNFFTDRLWEAVDKEWMDCLRREPVEHLVQIPSGVVQAFPGLNVASLNEVISQGMNRKKKHEIESLASVIGLIANSVGADTVVDVGSGQGYLSQVLCFENDLSVIAIDASSHHGSITDARAKRIKKYYAAKMRKFCPAQRGLTMPKTVTCQVLSPDMLKNISSLLKANDSEKSNILDKSIEEKSREGRVGNEIASLSYTNEKSSLILAGLHACGDLSVTMLRTFIECKEVKSVVSIGCCYNLLSEKGIHEANFQSGFPMSKGANSAGLLLGKSARDLACQSADRWKSLGETACLHNFELHAFRAAFQMVLLRYYPDIIIQSPAIGRQGKALRRQHHRRILESDAGSIRATDAFVGEGSSNLSYANEETDTVDRCSMFVKFCQSGLSRLGHSDFHDIAFSDLWKEAEQFSALIGPYWTLRAALGPVLETVLLLDRLLFLQEQGDLLEAVMLPIFNPVLSPRNVALIAKKL
- the LOC140964250 gene encoding uncharacterized protein isoform X3, producing the protein MNRKKKHEIESLASVIGLIANSVGADTVVDVGSGQGYLSQVLCFENDLSVIAIDASSHHGSITDARAKRIKKYYAAKMRKFCPAQRGLTMPKTVTCQVLSPDMLKNISSLLKANDSEKSNILDKSIEEKSREGRVGNEIASLSYTNEKSSLILAGLHACGDLSVTMLRTFIECKEVKSVVSIGCCYNLLSEKGIHEANFQSGFPMSKGANSAGLLLGKSARDLACQSADRWKSLGETACLHNFELHAFRAAFQMVLLRYYPDIIIQSPAIGRQGKALRRQHHRRILESDAGSIRATDAFVGEGSSNLSYANEETDTVDRCSMFVKFCQSGLSRLGHSDFHDIAFSDLWKEAEQFSALIGPYWTLRAALGPVLETVLLLDRLLFLQEQGDLLEAVMLPIFNPVLSPRNVALIAKKL